From the genome of Glycine max cultivar Williams 82 chromosome 2, Glycine_max_v4.0, whole genome shotgun sequence, one region includes:
- the LOC100776314 gene encoding uncharacterized protein LOC100776314, protein MASLLTTSAITYSPLNNGSKDFRKSGNSSKGRCCIKAMGIEKSLEELYNVKVERKVSPEKLAELGVSKWSVWKTGKSKLPWDWQVDQLVYIEEGEVRVVPEGSNRFMQFVAGDLVRYPKWFEADLWFNGPYQERYSFRAYGDDH, encoded by the coding sequence ATGGCAAGCCTGTTGACAACATCAGCCATCACCTATTCTCCTCTCAACAATGGTTCCAAGGATTTCAGAAAGTCAGGGAATTCTTCTAAAGGAAGGTGTTGCATAAAAGCAATGGGGATAGAGAAATCCTTGGAGGAATTGTACAATGTGAAGGTGGAAAGAAAAGTGTCTCCTGAGAAACTAGCTGAGCTTGGAGTTTCAAAATGGTCGGTGTGGAAGACTGGGAAAAGCAAGTTGCCCTGGGACTGGCAGGTAGACCAACTGGTGTACATTGAAGAAGGGGAAGTGAGAGTTGTGCCTGAAGGGAGCAACCGTTTCATGCAATTTGTGGCTGGGGACTTGGTCCGTTACCCAAAGTGGTTTGAGGCTGACCTCTGGTTCAACGGTCCATATCAAGAACGTTATAGTTTCAGAGCATATGGTGATGATCATTGA